One window of Methanobrevibacter oralis genomic DNA carries:
- a CDS encoding serine/threonine-protein kinase, with product MNQDKVKRMVEEFFRGQYEIEKFLGAGGFADVYLAKHRYLDDRRAMKINKEPLISNNAKGIFEEARVATLIRHKNVISIHDAGIISVYGQDKDGFFNFGKKRGKREEKYAYFVMEYAAGGDLWKYWQSFSNHYKLMPIIEVLDIMKQISIGLNVLHSAKPDKIIHRDLKPQNLMVEFDEGKPLIKITDFGLAKETTTTLAEVSVAGTPLFMAPECFNKKFSTMSDIYAVGVIFYQLLTNTFPYNITRYDMGDMFFGKPWKNKLEPPSAYNPEISSDLDQIVVKCLSINPRDRYANAGELLSIIKNYMEKLGINDTSTIYTSQNSSSDNINNKEEVKSDSVEEVLNKAFKLAKKENKLSEAIEILEKAIISDLYIRENYTYRLKLWKDEMPDEKLIEEAFKVYSQNQPDYSLAIELLQEAIAFNPKLKESYEGYLSLWSLLLNLSENNDLKEAVHSLEELISEFSIIKDNYASIINILKTYEINTIVNESLKLRKDSNLDFDKIFEASRLMEFAVLSDKDIKRKYSSKVSLWKRGLSM from the coding sequence ATGAATCAAGATAAAGTAAAGCGCATGGTTGAAGAATTTTTTAGAGGCCAATATGAAATTGAAAAGTTTTTGGGCGCTGGTGGTTTTGCAGATGTTTATCTTGCAAAACATAGATATTTAGATGATCGAAGAGCAATGAAAATCAACAAAGAACCATTAATTTCTAACAATGCAAAAGGTATTTTTGAAGAAGCGAGAGTTGCTACTTTAATTAGACATAAAAATGTTATCAGTATCCATGATGCAGGTATTATTTCAGTTTATGGTCAAGATAAAGATGGTTTTTTTAATTTTGGAAAGAAAAGAGGAAAGCGTGAAGAAAAATACGCATACTTTGTTATGGAATATGCTGCTGGAGGAGATTTATGGAAATATTGGCAATCATTTTCCAATCACTACAAATTAATGCCTATTATTGAAGTATTAGATATAATGAAACAAATTTCTATTGGATTGAATGTTTTACACTCAGCTAAACCAGATAAAATAATTCACAGAGATTTAAAACCACAAAACTTAATGGTTGAATTTGATGAAGGTAAACCTCTTATTAAAATCACAGACTTTGGACTTGCTAAAGAAACCACTACAACACTAGCTGAAGTAAGTGTTGCTGGAACTCCGCTTTTTATGGCACCTGAATGTTTTAATAAGAAATTTTCAACAATGAGTGACATTTATGCAGTAGGAGTTATATTTTATCAATTATTAACCAATACGTTTCCATATAATATTACTCGCTATGATATGGGAGACATGTTTTTTGGAAAACCTTGGAAAAACAAATTAGAACCACCTAGTGCATATAACCCTGAAATATCATCTGACTTAGATCAAATTGTTGTAAAATGTTTATCAATTAATCCCCGCGACAGATATGCAAATGCAGGAGAACTTTTATCTATTATTAAAAATTACATGGAAAAGTTAGGTATAAACGATACATCTACAATTTATACATCTCAAAACTCCTCTTCAGACAATATCAATAATAAAGAAGAAGTTAAAAGTGATTCGGTGGAAGAAGTTCTTAATAAAGCTTTTAAATTAGCTAAAAAGGAAAATAAATTATCTGAAGCTATTGAAATTCTTGAAAAAGCTATTATTTCAGATTTATATATTCGTGAAAATTATACCTATAGACTTAAATTATGGAAAGATGAAATGCCAGATGAAAAATTAATCGAAGAAGCATTTAAAGTGTATAGTCAAAATCAACCTGATTATTCACTAGCTATTGAACTTTTACAAGAAGCAATTGCATTTAATCCTAAGCTCAAAGAATCATATGAGGGTTATTTATCATTATGGAGTCTTTTACTAAATTTAAGTGAAAATAATGATTTAAAAGAGGCAGTTCATTCTCTTGAAGAATTGATAAGTGAGTTTTCAATAATTAAAGATAATTATGCTAGTATAATTAATATTTTAAAAACTTATGAAATTAATACTATTGTAAATGAATCTTTGAAATTAAGAAAAGATTCTAATTTGGACTTTGATAAAATATTTGAAGCTTCAAGATTAATGGAGTTTGCTGTTCTTTCAGATAAAGATATTAAAAGGAAATATTCATCAAAAGTATCTTTATGGAAACGAGGTTTGTCAATGTAA